One Microcebus murinus isolate Inina chromosome 10, M.murinus_Inina_mat1.0, whole genome shotgun sequence DNA segment encodes these proteins:
- the LOC105883698 gene encoding apolipoprotein L6 isoform X1 — protein sequence MDFQTRYTWDEEEDFPPSKGEKAEDHLSAEEKIFLREFPRWKQDLEVSIVGLRALAEDIDEKHKAFTKTSLAANSVAVVSGVASILGLALAPVTAGGSLLLFTAGQGLGIAAGVTSTVTSLLEHSHKKKAQAQAGNLVGIHDTEGGEDEAKKELYASATSKIICGLNNMKKSLRAIENAKAHPHLAKAAKRLMTTGSISARRSREVQKAFGGTTLAMTKSARMLGGAVAALGLGLDLAAVSRDWKQLQEGATAELADELRAQARKLENQLAKLTEQYELLQQWIRSAQERMSLEAGQPHSGGKERGGDPVHPNTCNLHELSYLKNIFFLFCALTAIFKIVLGY from the exons ATGGATTTCCAGACACGCTACACATG GGACGAGGAGGAGGACTTTCCTCCAAGCAAAGGTGAGAAGGCAGAAGATCATCTGTCagctgaagaaaaaatatttttgagagagTTTCCGAGATGGAAACAAGATCTAGAAGTGAGCATTGTTGGGCTCCGTGCCCTTGCAGAGGATATCGACGAAAAACACAAAgcattcaccaagaccagcctggcGGCCAACTCCGTGGCTGTGGTCTCTGGGGTTGCGTCCATCCTGGGGTTGGCCCTGGCTCCGGTGACAGCAGGAGGGAGCCTGCTGCTCTTCACTGCTGGTCAGGGTTTGGGGATCGCAGCTGGAGTCACCAGCACCGTGACCAGCCTGTTGGAACACTCTCACAAGAAAAAAGCCCAAGCTCAGGCCGGCAACCTAGTGGGCATCCATGACACAGAGGGTGGTGAGGATGAGGCCAAGAAAGAACTCTATGCCTCAGCAACCAGCAAGATTATCTGTGGCCTCAACAACATGAAGAAGAGCCTCCGTGCCATTGAGAATGCCAAAGCCCACCCCCACTTGGCCAAGGCCGCCAAGAGGCTGATGACCACGGGCAGCATCTCGGCCCGAAGGAGCAGGGAGGTGCAAAAGGCCTTTGGGGGCACAACACTGGCCATGACCAAAAGTGCTCGCATGCTGGGAGGTGCAGTGGCCGCCTTGGGCCTTGGCCTGGACTTGGCCGCTGTCTCGAGGGACTGGAAGCAGCTGCAGGAGGGAGCAACGGCAGAGCTTGCCGATGAGCTGAGGGCCCAGGCTCGGAAGCTGGAAAATCAGCTGGCGAAACTCACCGAGCAATACGAGCTCCTGCAGCAGTGG ATACGCTCTGCACAGGAAAGGATGTCACTGGAAGCTGGCCAGCCACATTctggtgggaaggagagaggaggagaccCTGTGCACCCCAACACCTGCAACCTGCATGAGCTCTcctatctgaaaaatattttttttcttttctgtgccttaactgctatttttaaaatagtgcttGGATATTAA
- the LOC105883698 gene encoding apolipoprotein L6 isoform X2 has translation MDFQTRYTWDEEEDFPPSKEDIDEKHKAFTKTSLAANSVAVVSGVASILGLALAPVTAGGSLLLFTAGQGLGIAAGVTSTVTSLLEHSHKKKAQAQAGNLVGIHDTEGGEDEAKKELYASATSKIICGLNNMKKSLRAIENAKAHPHLAKAAKRLMTTGSISARRSREVQKAFGGTTLAMTKSARMLGGAVAALGLGLDLAAVSRDWKQLQEGATAELADELRAQARKLENQLAKLTEQYELLQQWIRSAQERMSLEAGQPHSGGKERGGDPVHPNTCNLHELSYLKNIFFLFCALTAIFKIVLGY, from the exons ATGGATTTCCAGACACGCTACACATG GGACGAGGAGGAGGACTTTCCTCCAAGCAAAG AGGATATCGACGAAAAACACAAAgcattcaccaagaccagcctggcGGCCAACTCCGTGGCTGTGGTCTCTGGGGTTGCGTCCATCCTGGGGTTGGCCCTGGCTCCGGTGACAGCAGGAGGGAGCCTGCTGCTCTTCACTGCTGGTCAGGGTTTGGGGATCGCAGCTGGAGTCACCAGCACCGTGACCAGCCTGTTGGAACACTCTCACAAGAAAAAAGCCCAAGCTCAGGCCGGCAACCTAGTGGGCATCCATGACACAGAGGGTGGTGAGGATGAGGCCAAGAAAGAACTCTATGCCTCAGCAACCAGCAAGATTATCTGTGGCCTCAACAACATGAAGAAGAGCCTCCGTGCCATTGAGAATGCCAAAGCCCACCCCCACTTGGCCAAGGCCGCCAAGAGGCTGATGACCACGGGCAGCATCTCGGCCCGAAGGAGCAGGGAGGTGCAAAAGGCCTTTGGGGGCACAACACTGGCCATGACCAAAAGTGCTCGCATGCTGGGAGGTGCAGTGGCCGCCTTGGGCCTTGGCCTGGACTTGGCCGCTGTCTCGAGGGACTGGAAGCAGCTGCAGGAGGGAGCAACGGCAGAGCTTGCCGATGAGCTGAGGGCCCAGGCTCGGAAGCTGGAAAATCAGCTGGCGAAACTCACCGAGCAATACGAGCTCCTGCAGCAGTGG ATACGCTCTGCACAGGAAAGGATGTCACTGGAAGCTGGCCAGCCACATTctggtgggaaggagagaggaggagaccCTGTGCACCCCAACACCTGCAACCTGCATGAGCTCTcctatctgaaaaatattttttttcttttctgtgccttaactgctatttttaaaatagtgcttGGATATTAA